The sequence CTAGAGAAACATCTGGAAGTGTTTACTCGCTAACCGCTCATGGCTCTATTCGCAGCTACGGGGAGGTTATCTCTCCCCAATCCCCCACCTCACGAAGTAGGTGGGGGTCATTGAATCGGGAAATCTTCCTCGTGAGGAAATTGATAAATGGATTAATGATCAACCTTCTGAGTTAACCGAGGCTTTGCTTGACCCAGAGAATAAATCAGTCGAGGAAGCCTTGAAAAAAGTTAATAAACCTTTGAAGAAAAGCGACCATAAATCTAAAGCTGATAATCCTTCTGATGAAGATTACCAAGAAGAGGTTGAACCAAGTTTACCTTCATCAAGTGTAGGAGATGCTTTAAAATCCCTATCAACAACAACTGATATTTTGATCAACAGTTCCAGTGATCAAGAAGCAATTTATTTCCTAGTTGCTAAAGCCAAAGCAAAACTTTGGGAACGTTGTTTTATCGATGAAGAAGCTGCAATTTCTGAAGCTCAACAACACCAGGGAAATGTCTATAGTGAAGCAGTACGAGATATCTTTATCGAAGAACATACTCGTTGCAAGCAATTACCCCTTCCCGAAGGCTATTCTTTTACAACAGATAATTCTGGAATTTTTCGCTATCCCAAACTGATGCAACGTTTAATTGCATACCGAGTGTTGAAGGAAGGTCGTGTCCTTAATCTTAGTGGTACAGGTACAGGAAAAACCCTATCTGCGGTTTTGGCCAGTCGTGTGATTGGTGCAAAACTGACAGTTATTGCTTGTCCAAACTCTACTGTTGGAGGTTGGGAGGAAACGATTAAAAAGGCTTTTCCCAACTCAAATGTTGTCACAAAAGATTGGCATCCAAGGTGGAATAAGAATGATTTCCCCTGTTATTTAGTGATTAATCATGAAATGTTTCAAAATCGTTATCTCAGTGCCATTAAGAATTTTATCCAGAATCATCCCATCGATTTTATTGTCATTGATGAACTGCACCAAGTTAAGCAACGAGAAGCTGATGAAGAATCACAACGTCGTCGTCTTCTAAATGGACTTATTACCGATGTTCCCAAAGATAGACCAAAGCCTCGTGTGCTTGGAATGTCTGCAACTCCCATTATAAATAACCTTCAAGAAGGCAAATCGCTGGTTGAATTAGTGAGTAGTAAAACTCAGGATGATATAGGCACAAAAGCGACAGTTCCTAACTGCATGAAGCTCTATCAAAAATTTACCACAATGGGCTTTCGGATGATACCAAAGCACCAGCAATCACGAGTTCCAAAAATTTATCCAATTGATGCTACTCCTTTTACAGCAGCCAAAGCGACTCAATATTGGATGGGCTGGTTGCGACGTATTGAACAACAAGGGCTGAATGAAATTGAACGGAAAGAGATTCGAGTTCCCTTAGATGAAACAAGCGAAGCTGAAACCTCACGGCGTTATGCTTCTTATGGGGATTTTGCCACCCTGAATGCACGATGGAATAACACATACTCTAGCACAACTCACAATCGCTTGAGAAACAACCCTGAAGAATGGTGTTTTTATCATACTCGCATGGATGAACTTGAAGCAAATTGGCAAGTTAATCCTCGTGAAGAGTGCATTAAACATCTAAAGGTTAATCTACCAAGAGGCTCGGTAGTTGGTGATTTTGGATGTGGACAGGCAAAATTAGCAGAAGCTCTCAAAGATATTCACACCGTTAATTCTTATGATCACATTGCCATTAATCCCAGTGTTTATGCTTGCGATATGTTAGACACTCCCCTTGATGACAATACCTTAGATGCAGCAGTATTTAGCCTATCTTTAATGGGAACCAATCTCAAGGACTATATCCTAGAAGCCTATCGCACCTTAAAACCTGGAGGACAATTACTGATTTACCATCCTGCACAAACAAATGATCGTGATCAGTTTGCTAGTGGTCTAACTCAACTTGGCTTTGCCATTGTCCAAAGTGTCGAAATTTATAAATGGCATTATATTTGGGCAATTAAACAAGGTCAGCAGGAAAACCCTGATGCAAGTATTGGCTTTTAAATTAATCTATTGCTTCTGCATTACCA comes from Cyanobacteria bacterium GSL.Bin1 and encodes:
- a CDS encoding methyltransferase domain-containing protein, with the protein product MGVIESGNLPREEIDKWINDQPSELTEALLDPENKSVEEALKKVNKPLKKSDHKSKADNPSDEDYQEEVEPSLPSSSVGDALKSLSTTTDILINSSSDQEAIYFLVAKAKAKLWERCFIDEEAAISEAQQHQGNVYSEAVRDIFIEEHTRCKQLPLPEGYSFTTDNSGIFRYPKLMQRLIAYRVLKEGRVLNLSGTGTGKTLSAVLASRVIGAKLTVIACPNSTVGGWEETIKKAFPNSNVVTKDWHPRWNKNDFPCYLVINHEMFQNRYLSAIKNFIQNHPIDFIVIDELHQVKQREADEESQRRRLLNGLITDVPKDRPKPRVLGMSATPIINNLQEGKSLVELVSSKTQDDIGTKATVPNCMKLYQKFTTMGFRMIPKHQQSRVPKIYPIDATPFTAAKATQYWMGWLRRIEQQGLNEIERKEIRVPLDETSEAETSRRYASYGDFATLNARWNNTYSSTTHNRLRNNPEEWCFYHTRMDELEANWQVNPREECIKHLKVNLPRGSVVGDFGCGQAKLAEALKDIHTVNSYDHIAINPSVYACDMLDTPLDDNTLDAAVFSLSLMGTNLKDYILEAYRTLKPGGQLLIYHPAQTNDRDQFASGLTQLGFAIVQSVEIYKWHYIWAIKQGQQENPDASIGF